The genome window CAAGCCATCAACTTACAGATGAGCAATAAAGGAATCAGTCATGCAACCTTTCAGCTTCGCCACCACTGCACAAATTCTTTGCGAATCCGGTGCCGCTGTCCGTCTTGGGGCGGTGTGCCGGGAGCGCGGTGCACAATCGGTGTTGATCGTTACCGATCCCGGGATCACCCGCCTGGGCATGCTCGATAGCATCCTGCCGGTTTTTGCCGGCGAAGGGGTGACGGTGCAGGTGTTCGATCAGGTTCTGGCTGATCCGCCGGAGTCGGTGGTGCTGGCTGCGGCTGATCAGGCGCGGGCGATGCAGGCGCAACTGGTAATCGGTTTTGGCGGCGGCAGTTCAATGGATGTCGCCAAGCTGGTGGCCCTGCTGGCGCATCCGCTGTGCCTGCAATCGCTCAAGGATATTTACGGCGTGGGCAATGCCAAGGGTCAGCGCCTGCCGCTGATCCAGGTGCCGACCACCGCAGGCACCGGCTCGGAAGTCACCCCGGTGGCGATCGTCACCACCGGTGAAACCACCAAGATGGGCGTGGTGTCACCTTTGCTGCTGCCGGATCTGGCGCTGCTGGATGCCGATCTGACCCTCGGTCTGCCGCCGGCGATAACCGCTGCCACCGGTATCGATGCCATGGTGCATGCCATCGAGTCCTATACCAGCAGGATCAAGAAGAACCCGCTGTCCGATCTGCTGGCCCGTGAAGCCCTGCGCCTGCTGGCAGCGAATCTGGCGGCGGTTATGCAGGATGGCAAGAATCGTGAGGCGCGTCAGGCCATGCTGCTGGGTGCCTGCCTGGCCGGGCAGGCGTTTGCCAATGCGCCGGTGGGTGCGGTGCATGCGCTGGCCTATCCGCTGGGCGGGCATTTTCATATTCCCCATGGCCTGAGCAACGCGCTGGTATTGCCGGCGGTGTTGCGCTTCAACGCAGCGGTCGCCGCGCCGCTGTACGCCGAGCTGGCGCCGTTGCTGCTGGGCGCGCGCTTGCAGCCGGGCTCCGTGGAAAACCTGTGCCAGCAGTTCATCGATGAACTGAGCCAGCTCAATCAGCGCTGCGGCTTGCCCAGCCGCCTGCGCGATGCCGGCGTGCCGGAAAGCATGCTGGCGCAACTGGCCAGCGATGCCATGCTGCAACAACGACTGCTGGTGAATAACCCGCGTGAAGTCAGTGAGGCTCAAGCGCTGGCGATTTATCAGCAAGCCT of Pseudomonas pohangensis contains these proteins:
- a CDS encoding iron-containing alcohol dehydrogenase, with the translated sequence MQPFSFATTAQILCESGAAVRLGAVCRERGAQSVLIVTDPGITRLGMLDSILPVFAGEGVTVQVFDQVLADPPESVVLAAADQARAMQAQLVIGFGGGSSMDVAKLVALLAHPLCLQSLKDIYGVGNAKGQRLPLIQVPTTAGTGSEVTPVAIVTTGETTKMGVVSPLLLPDLALLDADLTLGLPPAITAATGIDAMVHAIESYTSRIKKNPLSDLLAREALRLLAANLAAVMQDGKNREARQAMLLGACLAGQAFANAPVGAVHALAYPLGGHFHIPHGLSNALVLPAVLRFNAAVAAPLYAELAPLLLGARLQPGSVENLCQQFIDELSQLNQRCGLPSRLRDAGVPESMLAQLASDAMLQQRLLVNNPREVSEAQALAIYQQAY